The genomic region TAATCTTAAATTAGAAAAACTTCCTTTCATATCCTGAGTAAATTAAAGAAATTACACATAATATATATAGTGTATATCATTTTCAAAAAGAAGTTAAAAGAAAATAATAACTTAAAAGTTAAGTATCTCGTATCCTTTGGCTACAAAATCAGCAATTACTGGGCCTACTAATGTTACGTTTAAACCTTGAACTTCCTTTAATTTATCAGTAATTTTCATACTATCTCCAACTAATTGACAAGCATAAACGCTCTCAACTTTTATTAACTGTTCAAGCATGTTCATTATATCTGGATCTTTTTCTGCTATCAATTGCTCACTAGGGCCAAAGAAAATAACTTGAACATCATCAAATAAGTGCTTTTGCTTTCCTACTAAAGCTAAAGTTAATCCGGTTAATATCTTAGCCTTCTGATCTTTACCTGAATTTATCATTACAACTATGTTTTTAGCCATAACCTACTTTCATTTCAAAGAAATTTAAAGCTTGTTAACATAGTTTAACAAAAACGCAGGAAAATACTCTTCTTCCTTATGATGGCGGTGATACTTTTCTCTTCGTAATTATGCTTTTCATGATGAACTTCGGATATAGCAGCTGCTTTACGAGGTTGCTGTGCAGTAGTGGATTGAGTAGTTAGCTGTTGAGTAGGTTGTTGAAGAGCCTACTGAGCTTATGGGGATAAGGCTGTTAAACTGGCTAAGTATATTGTGGTGTTGGCGATCTATAAGGCTAAGGAGGATATTTTGGTCGACCATAAGGCTGTGGATATCCAGGGTAAGGTTGTGGATATCTTCCAAGCTGCTCATAAGGCATAAATCCCTTGAGACATTAATACATTTGAATTTGCTACTAATATATTGTAAATTTATTGGATACCGTATTGGAACGATTTGGGTTTTGTTGCCTAATCCTACTGATTGATAACAAGCCATCGTTGTCATCATGTTATTTTGCTGGTAAGGTTGAGGGTAATAACATTGAGGTGAATATCCGATATTTTAGTAGATAGGGATTGTACATAAATTATTCTCTATAATAATATAAAACTTTTACCATTTTTCCATATATGTCTTACTTATTCGTAATTTAATATTTCTATATTATAAAAAGTTGTTAATGGAATTATTTTTAACTAAGTTTAGTAGGGTGATAGTAAGACTTATATAAAAAATCTAATTATTCCTCTCTACAAACTTTGCAAAAATGATTTCCAAAGTAGGTAAACTGCCAATAGCCGATAAAGAGTTTGTAAAGTCTTGGTGTAGTGATTTTAGTAATATAGTTGAATGTATTCCTTCTGCGATAAAGAGCGGAAATACAATTATTTTAGAATTAAATTCTGGAATTTTTAGGAAAAAGCTAAAGCTAAATTATTATATAAAACTAGATAAGAACTTTTTCCAGGTTAATTTTATCAATGAGGATAACAAGCTAAGGCTTTCCATAATTATTGATGATGAACCATTCTTTCAAATATATTATGAAGGAGCAAATGAGAACGAGTTCAAAAGAATTATGGACGAAATTGGAAAAAATATTAAGGAAAAACTCTACTTGAGTTATATAAGATATAAAGATGAAATTAGAAATGCTATCCTTTCGGATAAGCTTAAGAATGTGTCCTTCGTAACTAGGATAGTTGCTAGATCTAAATTGCTAATAGAAAGAGAAATTTATACTACCGACATAATATCTGTTATTGAAGAAATTCTATCATCTATCTCTCCTCAACCAGTGCTTTACATTTCAGGTTATGGGGACGGAGTTTTCAGATTAATATTCATTAATGGAGAATTTAAGGGGATTTACATAAACTATAACGGAAAGGAAAGTTATACTGAGGAAGAGTTAAAAAATCTTAAAGGAAAATTCAAAATTTCAGTATACTCAGCAAAGCTAGGTGATATTTTATCTAATGAGGAATAACTTTGCTTTTTTCTACCTCTTCAGTTAGTCTAGTTCCTAAAGTTTCTGGACCCAAGTATACTCCTACACCGACTAGTAACGCCCCTAAAATTAATAGTACTGCTGTAGAAAACCACACATTAGTTGGCGTATCAAGGGACTTAAATAAATACTGATGCATTAACGGAACATATATGCTAAACCATCCGCCTATGAAAATTCCTGAAGAATAGCCAAAACCTACTCCTGAAGCCCTCATAGAGGCCTTAAATCTCTCAGACAAGTATATTGGAACTATTCCCCACGGGGCTTGAGTAATGAAACCTATTATTATTACTGCTAAAGTTGACAGTGCTATACTTCCTATAGTAGCAGAGTAAATAAGAAGATAGTAAATTGGAATTGATATAATTGCAGTTATTATTGCCCATATTATCGTAATT from Acidianus ambivalens harbors:
- a CDS encoding DsrE family protein, translated to MAKNIVVMINSGKDQKAKILTGLTLALVGKQKHLFDDVQVIFFGPSEQLIAEKDPDIMNMLEQLIKVESVYACQLVGDSMKITDKLKEVQGLNVTLVGPVIADFVAKGYEILNF